The nucleotide window TACTAACAAAAGgtgaatcaattttttccatcttTATATACAACGGATAAAAATACACTAAACaagttaattttataataaaaattgctcacatattgaaatattgattgtcaGTATTATTGCAAAATGATCTCATATCTAGAAATACTTCTGAGAAACTTGATGAATGAGTCAcattttcattcattgtttCGATATCGGCAAAGACAGTATAATATACTGCGTCcaataaaatcaatcaaaatctaaaaattattcattaaaaaggAATGTAGGGTCAGATAAGACaaccttttatttattatattctcttATTAGTTAGTTATAGTttcttattttatcaataattaattctGGAGGAGAAATAATCGGATTTCTGAAAAAACTTACATTTGTTATCTTATATCGTTACCATATACCCCTACAGgatattttattctgtttttcaTCCGATATGTTTAAACTTTTGGAGTTTGCTTTTTTGCTACTGTTTAATTCGATTTTAGATCAAGGAAATGAACCAAAATGCAAGCTCTTGAAATATTACTCACTATTTTTCAGATTGATTTGCTCGCAAAAAATGAATGTGCTCAGGAGTGTTCGAATAATAACCTCTCTAAAAAGCACATCTACATTCTCTCAGATAACCAAGCGGTCTTGAAGGTCCTGGAAGCATCGAGTACACATCTAAACTAGTAAGGGAATAAAGCACTAGCGAACGGAACCAAAATAACCCGTAATGTGGCTCCCAAACCACCAGGGTATATCGGGAAATAAGGAAGCATACAAAAtgcgatgttttgactgtttttgtTGAACTGATGTGTATGAGCTCGCATTCTCGTAGTGGAGAATTAATGATTCGTCTTCTTTGATTGGTTTGCCTAATTTTATCGAACACTTCTGGTAGATAAATGCTGATGTACCATTCAGACCATTCTAAGCTGATATAATGCTTTGAATTGCTTCGTGAGAGCAACTTGTGTTGGATTTAGCTGGTGTTGTAagatccatacagtcgattgtggTTTAGTTAcaggttcatatgcatagatacatgattcgtcgcctgtcacgatctgaTAAAAGTCTTTTGAAGTATCGCAATTGAATTGCTTAAGCATTTCTTCGCACTAATCGATATAAGCTCATTTTACagcaaaacaaatattttttgtagcaaAATTTGCCGATCTTGCTATATCTTGCGATGTTTTCTGTCACAACGaccgattttggacgatcttcACGAAGTTCATCCTGTGGCGGAGTGTGACTACAATTACATTAGGAAAACCAGGGAAATACGTGACACGAGATGATGCTTAATCACCAGAACTCGAAGCAAGTTGATCGACATACTGCTTTAATCCACGTTGAAATCATAGAAAATAGTCACACAAAATGGCCgcaatttatttccatttcttgACAAAGATCAACGTTTCAAGTATCAGTATACAACTCAAAGAGCACTCCTATGATAAAACGTTCTTAGTAAGTTCATCATTAAgtatgtcaaacttcatgaagGCAATGtcaatttgacatatttacatcagtaTTCCCATATATAATATTGGCCTGTataattctcaaaaatatcATCGGTTATATCCTGTTATCAGTTACTAGTACTTTAACATTTTCATCCATTCAACCTCTGCCTGTTGCTTTCTGAATACGCATTCAGTACTAAGTTATCTGCATATTACATTTTGTAAAACACAGACTCTTGatggttgaaaattttttcatcctTCTAATAGAACTAGTTGTTTTCTTTAACTTTCCTCACTACATTATCTATGACCAAAGTCTATAGTGAGCTACTTAAATTGTCCTTGGGTCTTAATATTCCTGtcattatttaaaatctaaCAGTTTCTCTCCAGAAGCTACTCGTTTCACAATAAGTTCAAGAAACTATAATTgagttaatatttttcacaactCTCTTTCAATCCATTGTTGACGATTTTACCCTTGAGTTTCGCACAGAGAATCATATATCAATATCAGTAATTAATTATCATCATATTAGATCGTAACCTATTATGTATAGGCTCACGCTATAAACGGTCAATTCTGAGTCTATTGTGAAGGTCATCCACACTAGAAGCTCAAACGTGAGAAAATATAtctcaatatcaaaattaatcatgTTAAGCATCTCGTTTTAATCAAATACTCGCGGCTAGCAGTGACTCCAACTCACAATTGGTTCTATTTGGTGGATACATTAGGAAAATCTGCAGTATATTTTGTTAGAAGATAGTGCCGTGAGTTGAATTCTGACATGTACATTGAAAAGCGGGCGACCTGTTCATCGGCAACTGGCGCAGATAAGCGCTGATAAATTAGGTGGCTCATCAATGGTTATGAACAAAGACAAAACTTGTCGAAACTTGCAACAAGATTAAACTGGCACCGACGAATTTACCagaatgaattttcaattcttGGTCGCTTGTTGTCGGCGCCGAACGTGATCACATGATTGTTGAATAGTGAAATTTTGATCGGCTCAATTTTTAGAATACCTGCCTTGTGGGACACGCGCCTAAAATCTCACAGCAATCGTTACGCAAAAGTTGTAGAACGATACAGCAGCCGAAATGGTAATAGATGGTaagatttttatcaataatagtTCATTTCCAATATCATGAAAAGTGTATAATTCATAGAGTAAATTATGTAAACAAAAATGCAGTATAATCATTAAGAATTTGTATTCGTCATGGAAAATAAATGGATTATAAGAGAGAAATTTTGTACAGGTGTCTCTAATTGTTTTACTTCTATTTGACGGCCTCCCAACGCTCTGATTTTCACGGTTCTTTCGCACAATTTCTACACATAGGTGTTTCTGAAAACCTTATTTATTGATAAGGATGTTATGTGAAAcacaaatacatttaataatgCCGTCTGCCACAAGTATGTTCGTTTTGATGTGTTGGGATAAGATAcgccattttgaatttgaatattaaagGGCTCTGTTATTTTGATTTCCTTTGTAATCACTAGTTAGTGAATGTCATAGGACTGAAAAGTTCCACTGTCACTTTGCCTTCCGTAAATGCCTATGTCTATAGcagttaatttataatttgcaTCTCCAATCCCTTGGAGtacaacagaaaaatattttttatgaccaAAAAACATTAGGACAAATAACACGGATATGCTTTCCAAGAATGGCTCTCATTACTTGAGGGAAGTTTCACAAAGTTCGCTAaatgttatgttataatttaCAAGAATAAGTACACTTTTTTTCAGAGAACgtgtttcgaaaaaaattgaagtatttttagGACCAGTTTGCAGTGGAGTTGGGAGAATTCCGACACTTCCCAATTTCACGTTAAAATGACCATACTTTCATTCACTCCTTTTTTTAAGATATAGTAAAAGCTAGAGTTTCCAGTGGAAATTTCACTGTAAAAACTGCAGCAAGTACACATATTGGAGGCAGCCAAGCTAATCAAGATCTTGTTAACGAGGTTTCTGTTGACAAGATAACACTGAAATAAGTTCTAATAATGCCATCGAAACCGATACAAATGACTGGGAAAACACTATTCAGATTGAACAAGCAGCAAATTCCACTAAAGTGGAAATGgaatatttacaacaaaatcTAAGCGATCGCGGGTGACGGAGGAGGACGTTGATcacaaatgtttttgtttgctGCCCCATATGCGTAAAACACCAGCAAACCAAATACTATCATTTAGAGGACACGTACAGGAACGTATTGAACAATATGCGTACGTACAGGGTCGATTTTTTATATCAACTCCTCAAGTTTCTCCCAACTCTGGGAGTTTATATGCTTCTTTACCTACATATGGTGTCCCAGTTTCACCAGCTTTTAACAGTAGGTACACTTCATGATACAGAATTGGGAATATAAAAGAACGTGTCATATTGCGCTTAACTATACAATAATATGTGCCTTCTCAAAACTGACTATACCAATTGTGACTAATTTCTGTTTTCCTCGATCATATTATGAAGTCTTTCGTCGGGAAAAATTGGCTGTTTGTGCCAGTTGCAACACGTTGTTGTTAGGCGTTGTACAATTTTTCCTGTATATAGACTGTATATAGATATAATTGAATGTGTCTAATGTCATCCTCATGATATTATCCTTAAACTATTTGGTATTGTAACAAGACATTTTCCAGTAGcacaaaatcttcatttcagGATGACCTCGAGATCCAGCGCCAGTTTCTACTACTCGTACTAAAAGTAaacggaattattttttaaatgctatatatttacaaatatttacaaagcaACCTTATCCCCTTCAATATCCTCTCCGTTACAAGTAAGACAATTGTCTCAGCGGTGCTTCCACTGttcgaaacattgtttgaactcatctttagagatggctgcaagctcctgtctcgttattttcttgatgttttCAAAACATCAAATCGCCGCTTTTCatgcgtggaaacaagaaaaagtcgcacggagccaggtcaggcgagtaaggtgcgtggggcagcggaaccatgttatttttaactaaaaactgaGTGTGAGTGTGCAGGTGCGTTGGTAGAAGAACCAATCACCTGTCTGCTGAATGGAGCTCCAAGGTATTCCacagttgatcaattgtctgTCGACGAGTTGCGCTAGGAAGGGACTAGCGGTAGATatcagtactacaaaagctccacTCATGGCAATCctattccggttacttttggGTATCCCCtcaaatattcttgattttaggtaaaatatgatattgacactgacatcATCTACACCTAGAACGTCaagttatgtttttttgatatttcaatattatgcATTATTTcagttaatgcagttttattatttttatcgtataccctttagtctattttctaaatattgagaggtctgccctgtgaagacagcgtcacaattagtataAGACAGTTTTTTAGTGTTCTAGATTTtgatttagtgaaatatttggataacgtattatgtcctttatgacttatactaatatcatatttattaaaataatttgatagtttttgagagttgattgtagtatctgtttatccctTTCTTGAATAcgtttttccggataattatttcatttcaatgcagtttttgatttttaaatagttaagtatctaaattcaggatctgccagttggatagatctatcagctaaacttattatcacttatcttttttgtaacattatataaaattaacaataacataagaacagaatggtatatggaaccaacttggtccttaagatatttgaacttcaataaatgtcatcctatgtcaattgtcaatattatattttgataaagactgaagtaagtcaaaacgtcaatacttttcaataaatttatttgttactggaatcttcttatttttcttagtaataaatattaatttggataatcgtttCCGGGAATAATTTCAGTTTGTTcagtttcaattattaatataattcataaggtgtttcTAGCttctctattctattctattctccaatttaatatcaatttccTACCTTATATGAGAACCAGTTATATAAATACTCTAACTGAGGCCAAATACCACTTCCCGAGGAAGTTTTCTGCAGGTGAAGTTAATGTTATATTTTGGGATGCTGAAATTGTATTTACAGAAGTTGTCAATCCAGATCCAAAACTATTTGACAGGATAAAGAAAGTTGGGCACCAGATTAAAGCATAAAGCTCAGGTAGTCATATGTACAGTGAATCAGTGATTTGTAAATGTTGGCGCATTAGGAACACTGGAACTCTAATGAGAATAATACGTTTacattcattgaaaatatgtagataAATAGAATGATGTCTTTGTAGATTTTTCATTGTCAGTGGGCCAGGGGTGGTACAAAGAGAATAGCCCTCGTATATAtatgataagaaatttttactGTGGAGGCTAACGTAACAGTTCCTTTTACTCATGACTCACTCTATATAATGAtatagattttatttcaaatttgctTTTACGATAAGAGAgagaaataaatcattaaacAGTTATATTGTCTAATTCAAATTGAATTGATCGTTAGAAAATGAATGGAGCTTATGGTATTTGTGTAAACAAATGAAGGTCATAATAGTCATGAAATAAGAGGAAACAACGGATATTCACTAATTATTGCCGTTCACACGTACTTGGAAAGATCACTAACAACCCGATAGTGTTAAGGTGAACATAATTTCGGATaggtttttacaaatttaagaTGAAGAAGCTGTTGACCATTGTTTTGGGTTTATTTCTAGGGAACTCATTATGTAGGGGTAAGTTTTAAATTCCATTTCATGGAACTATTAACATTTTTCTCATtggatctatatatatatatatatatatatatatatatatatatatatattccacgTTCTCTCCAATTAACATATGAATATCTATTAAATAATTCAACcaaatagaatgaaatttattctAACAGGGGAGAAGttcgtatatttcaaaaaaaagtaatgTATTTATTAATGTATTAATCGCTGAAGATATTCTTCCATCACTCTGCGGACTTTGTGCTCGCGTTGTGTTTTCATTTCTCACGTTAtgatttgttaaatattattttgttacgCGATGTATAACATTCGATCATTaaaagtttcattaattttttttttattgaaagtatcaGTCAGCTCAATGcgtaaaaatgataattttcttcaattatttcatttaatttttttgtgtaatttattcaaaatagtcCCCAGAAGTGAGTAATAAATAGATATAACGAGTTTTGAATAATATAGAGGatcacataaaaattattttcttctcctaacattactttttaataatttattttttatttattttattttgatttccaCACTGAATCAAATGATAATCAGACGAAGCATTGAGACAATATTCGTGTTATATAATTGATGCGTTAAAAATTCTCAAACAATTTGAGTTAATTTTTGGTGAATATATAGCCTGGTATCTTCATAGTGGAACAACACGTTAGTTGTAACTTCAGgctttttctttaaatttcttCTCATAAAACAACCGTTTGACGTATACGATATGAAACAGccgaatagaaaaaaatcgttaataaataaatgaaggcTTGTTGGAAATTATTCTTGGTCACgttgatttgtatttttttcgaaaagaaaTTATAGGGATCATGGGATAGTGGCCAATACCAACTTTCTTATTTCGAATGGAAacccctgtatattatttattttttggattcttcagaaaataaaaatagtcaTAATTCATGTACAGTGTCCTATACCTATCTTTACTTATTtcggaatttttttttacttcacaAATTCGCTACATTACACTTAAAACTTGATAAGTGTTACTGactttttcttattgatataacaataaaatactaaaaatattgatatcaatGTAGGAGATGTTCAAAATGCTCGCCGCGAACACCTCGGGAACATGCTAATCTGGCGTAAGAATCGTTACTCAACGTCTCAGGCGTAACTGCGCATCTTTTTAAGTCATCTAAGTTAAATAGTTTAGTTTTCTATGCTAAATTTCTGTCAAATCGGTAGAATAAGCCATTTTTCAGATATTATTACGTACCGAAATTCGAACGACTATACCACTGACACTGTCATACAGGAAAACAACAAGTTGCTGATGCTATGAGTTGTAAACGAAAATAAACAgaacttttttcaattcataacAGTAGAAAAGAATGCTGGAATGGTTTTTGCTAGCTTTCTCAATATCAAGAGCTAAATGgaaaataagttttcttataaatcTGAAAACACTCAGTATTTCCAAACTAAATGAAGTAAGGTATAGGACACAATATAATTTCCTgaagaatcaaaaaatgaatgatttacacttttggcaaacaaatattgatataccattcagaattaacaGTAGTAACATGTCCTGTTAGTCCGAAAAAacaagcgaccatttgcttcgaagtagAGCAGCTTGTGTTGGAATTGACTGGTCTTGAAAGACCAATACAgtcaattgttgtttagttCTGGGCACATTTGCAAAGATGCATGATTTGTCACCTGTCGTAATcctatagacgtcttttgaagcactaACAATCGACAGAGCCATTGtgaaattatgcggtatccaacgcgaataaATCTCTTTGACAGCTGattgttcatgcaatattgaatatagaCAAGTGGAGCttatgcccaagtatgcctcaatctcacggtatgttaCATGACGATATTGCAATATCATTTCACGCACAACATCGATATTGTGGTCCAACAGCCGATTTGGGACGATCTACCGATTTGGGACAATCTTCACGACATTGTAGAGAAGTGGGACCAggattgaattcgaaaaaccagcaaaacatggtggctcgagatggtgcttcatcaccaaaagacGAAGCGAGTTTATCGGCACaatgctgttggtttaattcacgtcgaaagtcatcgcatgcgatttaattccattttttgaccaagatgaatgtttcaagtatctataaataactcaaatagcacttgtATGACAAAACGTTCCGAGTACGATcccaattaaaaatatcaagcCCTTCTACATGATTCGAcagaagaaacaagaaaatattgctTTTATggattaacaatttttatatgaaacaaagATTGTTATAAAACTCTAAAATCAAAGTCTTGAATTTCACTAATAGACAGCACtacaaaaaacatgaaatttatagtattaataaaatatgacgtgaataatttcaaagtaaTCCATTCTGTGAACGAATACGGAGAAAGCATTGGATATGAATTTTCACCAACtggtaaatattattaaacgAATTATCtatcatttaataaataaatttggttgctcaacgatttttaaaaaaagtatattgacAATTAAGTGGTTAGGTCATCACATTGCAGTCAAATGGTCGTGGGCTCAAATCTGACACAAAGTTCAAACTTGAATGTTCAAATTtgaaaccagagttacgcaatgaattgaaaaatttgagtatcgagccattatcaactacctgtatttaaaagggttaagaggtaagcaaaTTTACAAAGATATGGTGAATACCCTTgatgatcaatgtccttcgtatgcgagcgtgaaaaattggactgcaagcttcaaaagagctaaatttttcattgaaaatgatgaccgatcggtaaggctagtttctgtgtcagtccccgaaagtATCGATGCAGtacatgacatgattttatcaaaccgTCGAAATGGGCTGAAACGTATATCTGaagcaataaatatttcatacgaacgcgttcattatcacgtcaatttggacaaaaTTGccgcaaaatggatccccaaatgtttgaatgttgaccaaaagcttacaaaggtagaagcatcgcgtacgatctgtgctcgattcgaaaacgatgtagacttcttaaaccgaattgttactataaaCAAGAATCAATGGAATGACGACACTCttgttctccaagacctaagaagttagtgtccaaaaatctgctggaaaagttcttgcttcagttttttgggattgccatggaataatcatgattgattttttggataagggtagaacaataactggagattactattcgacatcactgaccactctacagaaaaaaattgaagagaaaagacgcggaaagctatccaaacgCCCCTGCaccacaaatctcatgttgctatGCAAAAAATCACTGAATGTTCTTCATAGGTTGTCTGACTGAATATAGAGATCAGTTTtgatgaattaatattaaatatatttgaaacagTATTTCCGTTATATACtttccaattttaaaatatgtgttACAGAGCTACATCTAATTGATCCCAAGTCTGATAAGTGCTTCGACTCCTACCCAGATATTCAACCCATCAATCTCAGTAATTTGACTAAAGTATGTGTGGAAACCATACCGGAATTGAACGATTGCCAAGGTATAAGTCTCATAAGTGACGAAGTTGTTATCCTAAATTGTGACGAAGCTGGAGAAGACAAGGAAACATTACAAAAAGGTTGCTACAAACTCATCAAACAGGATTCTTCAGAAGATATCGTTTGTCAAAGATTTGTTAGAAGAAGGTcatgtgaaataataaaaacaccCGCCAATATCGCCATTGAGGTTCATTGTGAAAGAACAGCGAGAGGGATTGTTAATGTAGAGAAAATACATCCCTAAggtatcaatttaaatttttgagaaattgtataatttattgtatactGTGTAAAATAAAGTAACTATTAttcgttgaaattttatttttgtgaaaccaTAGAGAATAATTTGAACTGCGTCAAAGTAATTCTCCCTTTTGCGGCATTGTTTTAACATTACAATTTGATCTTAGGATCAATAAGCAATGTAGCAAGGTGAGGTCTCACTCAACACCATACTTAGATTTCTGATACACCTTTTGTACACTATCAGTTAACATCCGAACACACTCAATACTGCGCTTTAAACAAATTCACTTCATCAACTCGAAGGTTCAATCCTCTTAAGCTCTCTCTCTCTTCTCCTTCCAAAGTCAAGGAAAAAGATTACCTCAACATTGTTGTGGCGATGAAGTCGTAGTTTATGACTAGTGGCAAATTTTGGTTGACAGTGTCAATATTCAGGTCCTTGTGAGGACTCCTGCTTCGAATGTATTAATGTATAATCACAATAATCCCTagtattttcttttgaaatctTTGAATGTTTTTTAGATTACTTCGACTAGTAGTTCACAGTTCCATAGCTAATTACCATACCACCAGATGGGTTTGAGGGTGAGCTTATAAAGCGTATTGATCTTGTGTATAGACAGATTGGAATTTCGTCCGATCAGCCAAAACGATTTTTCATATTCGACtggaatttattttcttttctttataatataagCTTTCCAGCGAAGCTTGGCATCAAGAGTTATACTTAAGTATTTTGCTGCATTTGTGCCATTTGAGTCATTGATTTCAATCCTCCAGTTTTTGTCCATTTGCCTATTTTACTGATTGAGATCTGTGATTTTTAGTCTTCTTCATAGCTATTCCCTGCTGCTAGTATTGTAGTACATCTGCAAAGGTAGCTATAGAGTAAAGCTGAGCCTATACCAAATTAGTCATGAAACTGCCTGTGGGATCAACGGGTAAACACTCAGATGCTAAAAACACCTTTATACTTAAGGAAGTATAACAATCAAAGTATACAAACGTTGGT belongs to Diorhabda carinulata isolate Delta chromosome X, icDioCari1.1, whole genome shotgun sequence and includes:
- the LOC130901150 gene encoding uncharacterized protein LOC130901150; protein product: MKKLLTIVLGLFLGNSLCRELHLIDPKSDKCFDSYPDIQPINLSNLTKVCVETIPELNDCQGISLISDEVVILNCDEAGEDKETLQKGCYKLIKQDSSEDIVCQRFVRRRSCEIIKTPANIAIEVHCERTARGIVNVEKIHP